Proteins from a single region of Lasioglossum baleicum chromosome 1, iyLasBale1, whole genome shotgun sequence:
- the LOC143208799 gene encoding uncharacterized protein LOC143208799, with the protein MNPLTEAEKLNFHTATHCHVCEKPFDTSDATKVHDHCHFTGAYRGPAHNGCNLNYQSSYTIPVVFHNLSGYDAHFIIKELANAFEGRVDVLPLTKEKYISFTKNVSIERQPGKERKYAKLLKFRFIDSFKFLNSSLDKLSSYLDKSKLHIVRGEFAYLSDDDFNLLTRKGVFPYDYLTSYDKLNDTCLPSREEFYNQLNGSEISDADYLRANTVWSRFAIRTLGQYSDLYLKLDVLLLADVFENFRDDCLENYKLDPAHYYTLPGFAWDVMMKMTKIELELFTDVDMLLFVERGIRGGLSQCSHRYACANNKYSSSHDSSKPSTYLMYFDVNNLYGWAMSQPLPYRDFRWVEEDIDNFDVESIPIDSPVGYILEVDLEYPREIHDAHADLPFCPSHGTATDSSQRKLMATLHDKERYVVHYRYLQQSLKHNLKLKKIHRILEFRQSRWLHGYIDLNTKLRANATNDFSKNLFKLMNNAVFGKTMENVRNHAIVKLLSRWNGRHGVERLIARPNFHSYTVFSEDFVAIQMKKLLVKFYKPIYVGMAVLDISKFHLYSFHYEYMYPKLQKNCKILYTDTDSLIYEIACDDAYDALLKRDIHRYDTSNYDPNNVYGVPIANNKQLGLMKDENGGKIMNEFVGLRSKMYAIRVHGDDETKKIKGIRTNVTARNISFKDYIDYLHNNTEKRVNSNRIVSVQHQVYSMSEVKLALSSNDDKRYICNNLIDTLPWGHYSIN; encoded by the coding sequence ATGAATCCACTAACTGAAGCGGAAAAGTTAAATTTTCATACGGCCACACATTGTCATGTATGCGAGAAACCGTTCGACACTTCTGACGCGACGAAAGTACATGATCATTGTCATTTCACAGGCGCGTATCGTGGTCCGGCTCATAATGGATGCAATTTGAACTATCAATCTTCATACACGATACCGGtggtttttcataatttatcaggTTACGACGCGCATTTCATAATCAAAGAATTAGCAAACGCGTTCGAGGGGCGGGTGGACGTGTTGCCATTGACGAAAGAAAAGTATATCTCTTTCACGAAAAACGTTTCCATCGAGAGACAGCCGGGTAAAGAGCGAAAGTACGCAAAGTTGTTGAAATTTCGCTTCATCGACTCATTCAAGTTCTTGAACTCGAGTCTGGACAAGCTGTCGTCATACTTGGACAAAAGCAAATTACACATCGTACGAGGTGAATTTGCATATCTTTCCGACGACGATTTCAACCTGTTGACCAGAAAAGGCGTGTTCCCATACGACTATCTGACATCGTATGATAAATTAAACGATACATGTTTGCCGTCGCGCGAAGAATTTTACAATCAGTTGAATGGCAGCGAGATATCCGACGCCGATTACCTTCGCGCGAATACGGTTTGGTCGCGTTTCGCTATACGAACGCTTGGACAGTACAgcgatttatatttaaaattagatGTGCTGTTGTTGGCggatgtttttgaaaattttcgcgatGACTGTCTCGAGAATTACAAGCTCGATCCGGCACATTATTAcacgctccccggtttcgcatgGGACGTGATGATGAAAATGACAAAGATTGAATTGGAGTTGTTCACCGACGTCGACATGCTTTTGTTTGTGGAGCGAGGAATACGTGGCGGATTGAGTCAGTGTTCGCATAGATATGCATGCgcaaacaacaaatattcatCTAGCCACGACTCGAGCAAACCATCCACCTACTTAATGTATTTCGACGTGAATAATTTGTACGGTTGGGCTATGTCGCAACCTCTACCGTACAGAGACTTTCGATGGGTGGAGGAGGACATAGATAATTTCGATGTCGAATCCATTCCAATCGATAGTCCCGTAGGATACATTTTGGAGGTGGATTTAGAGTATCCACGCGAAATTCACGATGCTCACGCGGATCTTCCGTTTTGTCCAAGTCACGGCACGGCGACCGACTCGAGTCAAAGAAAGTTGATGGCAACACTTCACGATAAGGAACGATACGTTGTACATTATCGATACCTCCAACAAAGTCTAAAGCACAatctgaaattgaagaaaattcatcgaattcTAGAGTTTCGACAGTCGCGATGGTTGCATGGCTACATCGATTTGAACACAAAATTACGCGCCAACGCGACCAACGATTTTTCCaagaatttgttcaaattaatgaacaatgctgtgtttgggaaaacgatggagaacgttcgaaatcatgcaatcgtgaaattactttctcgatggAATGGTAGACACGGCGTCGAACGATTAATagctagaccaaattttcacagcTATACAGTGTTTTCCGAAGACTTCGTCGCGATTCAGATGAAAAAGCTGCTCGTTAAATTTTACAAACCAATCTACGTAGGCATGGCTGTATTGGATATATCGAAATTTCATTTGTACAGCTTCCATTATGAGTACATGTACCCAAAACTCCAGAAAAATTGTAAGATTTTGTACACGGACACGGACAGCTTGATATACGAGATCGCTTGCGATGACGCGTACGATGCGCTGCTGAAACGTGATATCCATCGATACGATACAAGCAATTATGACCCGAACAACGTTTACGGTGTTCCGATTGCGAATAATAAACAACTAGGATTGATGAAGGATGAGAATGGCGGTAAAATTATGAACGAGTTTGTAGGACTTCGTTCAAAAATGTATGCGATTCGCGTGCATGGTGATGACGAAACTAAAAAAATCAAAGGCATCAGAACAAACGTTACCGCTCGGAATATCAGTTTCAAAGACTATATCGATTATCTTCACAATAATACAGAAAAGAGGGTTAATAGTAATCGTATAGTGTCCGTACAACATCAGGTGTATTCGATGTCGGAAGTAAAATTAGCATTGAGTTCGAACGACGATAAGcgatatatttgtaataatttgatcgatACGCTTCCTTGGGGGCATTATAGCATCAATTAA
- the LOC143221852 gene encoding uncharacterized protein LOC143221852, whose protein sequence is MFDNILNISEAPIFDNRITKIELHTYNPYANTTFENSDEIRIPIQQQDLYTLPCKSFLYVEGKLSLPRKLELPTGSGGESSIDTATLENNAVAFMFEEIRYELNGVEIDRSRNPGATTTLKNYVSLSRTRSGALPNAGWLYGDGGQKQAATATAAIHFNFCVPMNILLGFCEDYKRVVINARHELILIRSRTDVNALYSPSNNAKPILDLYKIQWRMPHVALDEIHKLSMLRILDSDRSIGMSFRSWDLYEYPLLQTTTKHTWAIKTALQMEKPRYVIFALQTDRKNNLKKTATRFDHCALTNIRLYLNSETYPYDDLNIDFEKGKYALLYDMYAKFQESYYGNGEALLNTMDFLRYGPLVVLDCSRQNEALKNATVDVRIEFECRTDVPPSTTAYCLMIHDRIVEYNPLTNIVRKIT, encoded by the coding sequence ATGTTTGacaacattttgaacatctcCGAAGCACCGATCTTCGACAATCGCATAACGAAGATTGAGCTGCACACGTACAATCCGTATGCTAACACAACGTTCGAGAACAGCGACGAGATAAGGATACCCATTCAGCAACAAGACCTGTACACGCTCCCGTGTAAAAGTTTCCTATACGTTGAGGGAAAACTTAGTTTACCGAGAAAACTCGAATTACCGACTGGATCAGGAGGAGAATCCAGCATCGATACGGCAACTCTTGAGAACAATGCCGTTGCGTTTATGTTTGAGGAAATACGCTACGAATTGAACGGTGTAGAAATCGATCGATCCAGAAATCCCGGTGCGACGACAACTCTGAAGAATTACGTGAGTCTGTCCAGAACGAGAAGCGGCGCATTGCCCAACGCTGGCTGGCTGTATGGTGATGGTGGACAGAAACAGGCTGCAACGGCCACGGCTGCGATACATTTCAACTTTTGTGTACCTATGAACATTTTATTAGGCTTCTGTGAAGATTACAAACGTGTTGTGATAAATGCTCGACAcgaattgattttgattcgctCGCGTACCGACGTGAACGCATTGTACAGTCCTTCCAACAACGCGAAACCTATTCTGGATCTGtacaaaattcaatggcgaatgccACATGTTGCATTGGATGAAATACATAAGCTATCCATGTTACGTATTTTAGACAGCGACAGATCGATCGGCATGAGCTTTCGATCGTGGGATCTGTACGAATATCCTCTACTACAGACGACTACGAAGCATACATGGGCGATAAAAACAGCTCTGCAAATGGAAAAACCGCGATACGTGATATTCGCCTTGCAAACCGATCGAAAGAATAACTTAAAGAAAACAGCTACGCGATTCGACCATTGCGCATTGACAAATATTCGTCTTTACTTGAACTCGGAAACATATCCGTACGATGATTTAAATATCGATTTTGAGAAAGGTAAATACGCGTTGCTCTACGACATGTATgcaaaattccaagaatcatactatGGAAACGGTGAAGCGCTACTCAACACCATGGATTTCCTGCGATACGGTCCACTCGtcgttctcgattgttctcGACAAAATGAAGCGCTAAAAAATGCTACGGTCGACGTGCGAATCGAATTCGAATGTCGAACCGATGTCCCCCCATCGACAACAGCCTACTGCTTAATGATACACGACCGCATTGTGGAGTACAATCCATTGAcgaacattgttcgaaaaattacttaa